A region of Solibacillus isronensis DNA encodes the following proteins:
- a CDS encoding transcriptional regulator: MSYFEKGYQMYVEKCEQFGLQPVNFRYYVNQLSHQQLLAYNGYAMEQEMRQND, translated from the coding sequence ATGAGTTATTTTGAAAAAGGATATCAAATGTATGTAGAGAAGTGCGAGCAGTTTGGATTACAGCCGGTGAATTTCCGATATTACGTAAATCAGCTTTCTCATCAGCAATTACTTGCGTACAACGGCTATGCAATGGAACAGGAGATGAGACAAAATGATTAG
- a CDS encoding mechanosensitive ion channel family protein: protein MNLIYKKLIELGLSPLFAEYLSVALMIIFIVIICLIANFITKKIVIRFITHIVNNNKYQWDNILLEKKVFHKLSHIVPAIIIYYFAEAFTYQALIEKGAITYIIIVVLSLLGSLLNAVHDIYQTFEISKVQPIKGYIQVVKIIVYVLGIILVIANLIGENPLIILSGLGALSAVLLLVFKDSLLGLVAGIQLTSNDMVRVGDWIEMPKYGADGDVIDLSLNTVKVQNFDKTITTIPSYALISDSFKNWRGMQVTGGRRIKRSIFIDTTSIAFCSEEKIKELRNIHYLTDYIDTRQQEITDYNIKHRIDTSNQVNGRALTNVGLFRMYISNYLKNHPGIHKNMTTMVRQLAPSELGLPIEIYAFSNDINWAVYESIQADIFDHLFAVASEFDLRLFQNPTGNDFKAMSPIQLNKHENELD from the coding sequence ATGAACCTTATTTACAAAAAACTTATTGAACTTGGATTAAGTCCATTATTTGCTGAATACCTTTCAGTAGCGCTTATGATTATATTTATTGTAATCATTTGTTTAATCGCAAACTTCATCACGAAAAAGATCGTCATCCGTTTTATTACACATATTGTGAATAACAATAAGTATCAGTGGGATAACATTCTGTTGGAAAAGAAGGTGTTCCATAAGTTATCGCATATCGTGCCGGCGATCATTATTTATTATTTTGCTGAAGCCTTTACGTATCAAGCCCTTATCGAAAAAGGAGCCATTACGTATATCATAATCGTTGTATTAAGCTTGTTAGGCAGTTTATTAAATGCTGTGCATGATATTTATCAAACATTTGAAATTTCGAAAGTACAACCGATCAAAGGCTATATTCAAGTCGTGAAAATCATTGTCTATGTTCTCGGGATTATCTTGGTCATAGCAAATTTAATCGGTGAAAATCCGTTGATTATCCTAAGTGGACTAGGTGCCCTGTCAGCTGTACTACTGCTTGTTTTTAAAGATTCATTATTAGGTCTCGTCGCAGGAATCCAGTTAACATCAAATGATATGGTGCGGGTAGGTGATTGGATTGAAATGCCGAAATACGGCGCGGACGGTGATGTCATTGATCTTTCATTAAACACAGTAAAAGTCCAAAACTTTGATAAAACCATTACAACGATCCCTAGTTATGCATTGATTTCGGATTCCTTTAAGAACTGGAGAGGTATGCAAGTAACTGGTGGCAGAAGGATCAAACGCTCGATTTTTATTGATACGACAAGTATCGCGTTTTGCTCGGAGGAAAAGATCAAGGAGTTGCGAAACATCCATTATCTTACGGATTATATTGATACGAGACAACAGGAAATTACAGATTACAATATTAAACATCGTATCGATACTAGCAATCAGGTGAATGGTAGAGCACTGACAAATGTCGGGTTATTCCGGATGTATATTAGCAACTATTTAAAAAACCACCCAGGAATCCATAAAAACATGACTACGATGGTGAGACAATTAGCGCCGAGTGAACTTGGATTACCAATTGAAATCTACGCCTTTTCAAACGATATCAACTGGGCTGTGTATGAGTCGATTCAAGCGGACATATTCGATCATCTCTTTGCAGTCGCTTCCGAATTTGATCTGAGACTATTCCAAAATCCAACCGGCAATGATTTTAAAGCAATGAGTCCAATACAATTGAATAAACATGAAAACGAATTAGATTAA